GCGAGTATGTGCAGGATTGtaaaatgaatgaacttggatGAATCTGGCACAATGATTCGGGTTTGAAGCGGTTCATCAGCCACCTGTGTGTGTATTAGTGTGATATTTGATTATATGATGTGAATATATGAGAGAAAAGAACCGAGTAGTGCAATGCAGAGCACTGTAAACATTGTGGTGATATCATTATTCGTTccttttattaattaaattatctAGTCATTGCAAATATATGATTTTGTAAATAGCTATGATCGAAGTTCAATCCGATTTGATCAAAGTATGTGATATATCATTATCTCttctaaattttttaataatGGTTGTGACTTGTGATTATCATTACACGCAAAGTTGAACTATCAGTTTTTGTATTGTAAGCACAGAATGTGAATACAAGTGTTCTGCAAAATATTGAAGTGCATACTAAAAAAAGGAGTTACGAACTTGTGAGCTTGAAACAGGGGACAAGCTTAAAAGGATTGAAAATCAAGTTAGAGTGTGCTAGATCCTTTGAATTTGTGAAACAGCAACACCTGTAGTAGCTAAAAAGGATAAATTATTTAAGTTATGAGTATGCTAGATCCTTTGAATTTGCTAAACATATCTGTAGTTGCTTCTTAGTACTTTGTATCTAGTAAAATTCTTCATTACCATTGGAAACTGAGACCCCTGTTGATCACCATAATACTATCTTTTCAACAAACTTCGAAACTCCTTTCCAGAGGATGTTGCAACTATATCAAGGAAAAATACCCACTAATGCTACATAAGCAGCAATCTTTTATGTTATCTTGCTCTTACATATATAGCATCTTACTGCTACATTATTAATGTACTCGCATTTTCCCTATTTGATGGTACATTTTGTTAGCAGGGTTGGACTCGAAAACTATTCAATTGGCCTGTATATCGATTTGGGAAATTATGATCGATATAGACAACTAGCAGTAAGATGCCACTAAATCGTTGTATTATTATAAGCTTTACGATAAGTACATTAATAGTCGAAACTTTCATCATAATCaaaattgaagatatgctacatGATCTGATTGTCAACAACCAAATGGTCACTAACCTTATTATAATCATACTTTCTACATGCTATGAAATTTGTTATCTTTAACAAATAAAAAGAACCCCCTTTAACTGCACCAAATCAGATGGCAAGAACTTCAAGGAGAAGTTATTTGGAGAAGTCCCAGGGTACATGAAACTGACATCCCACCACCCTTACATGATAGTGCAACCTTGAGGATTTTCTTCACTGAAGTAATCGGTGTTTACACAACATTTACTCCCTCGGTATCCATATCCATAGTCATAACATGGAGCCGGTGGAGGTGGAACAGGCCGTCCGTACCCATGAAAACATGGTCCCCCACCATAGCCATCATAACAAGGCCCACAACATGCGCCACTTGGATACATGGGTATAGGTGGATATCCCGGGTATCCTTGAACTGGTTCACACATATTCACAGCCACCGGTTCAGGTGCCTTTGGGGCTGGGGCTGGAGCCGGAGCCGGAGCCGGAGCCGGGGCTGGGGCAGGTGCTGGAACAGGAACTGGTATTGGAACAGGAACTGGAGCTGGAGCAGGAGCAGGATCCTTGGGCTTGGGTTTTTCTGCAGGCTTGTCAGCAGGGGGTTTAGGCTTTTCTGGTTCTTTAGGTTTTTCAGGCTCTTTAGGCTTCTCAGGAGCTTTGGGCTTTTCGGGCTGCTTGGGTTTTTCAGGAGCTTTTGGTTTCTCAAGTTCTTTAGGCTTTTCCGGAGCTTTGGGTTTCTCGGGTTCCTTAGGCTTTTCAGGAGCTTTCGGTTTAGGATCTTCTAAGATCTCGATGCTTTTGATAATTTTGCCACCTTTGCAGCAAAGTTTGTCACGAATCTTCTCAGGGCTGCAGCATACGACCTTGATTCTGACCTTATTATTTTTCTCATCATATATCTGGTCTCTAATTTCTATTGTCATAAAAACCAAAAATCCCACACCACACAAAAACCAACTCAGTTTACAACCAGAAAAAGGTGAAATGACAAAAGCATACAGCTAATCAGTGTACTAAAAAGAACATGTTAAAAGAAAAGTAGGAGAAAAGTGAATGTAAATAAGTTAAAAGGTGGAGGACTGACGAGGGAATTTGCAGAGCACTTTCTTCACCTTTTTGTAGCAGCTAGAACACTCCAAGTCCACTGTGTTCAGCACCATAAGTGTCACCTGTTTACATGTCCTCAGAATCATTCAGTTGAGTTCTCAACAATTAGTCTTTTACGGAAACAAACTCCTAATAAGGGTCTCCGAATCTACTCCTGAGTGGGACATACTGAGCTATGTTTTGTTTAAGTTGTTTATTTATGATTAACTGATTGGGGGGTGTTATTATTTAAACAAGATTATGATCAAGAGAAACACAACACGTCATAAATTTATATGTACATGTAATAAGAGTATGATTAAGACATGGAGTTTGATGAAATGCACACAAATAAACATATAAATGATGAATCCATAGATATATAATTATGTAAACCTTGTAAATTTTCTGGGAAAAAACCAAAGAGAGGGAGAAACTGGTCACCTTTTCAGTCATGGTGGTGAATTGTGAAGGATGAGATGTGTGaacttgttgttgttgttgttgttgttgatcAGCTTCCTTCTATGTGAAGAGAGATAAAGAAACAAGACAAGTAGATGGGAATGGCCTTAATATCAATCCATTCGTTTGGTACTCCTACCTTACATTTCACAATTACCAAACTGACCTTCTATATATAGTACAAGTGACAACTCATTTTGTTATTAcatgttattataatataatatcaGTGCATGTTAAGTGCTTCACATCTGTAATTAATGCTCATGTTATATTCGTTTGTTTTCTTTGTAAAATTTAAGTGTTGTTTAAATAGTTTTAAACAGAGTTTATTAAATTAATTCACCTTCTTACATTTAATCATACTTAAAGGTTGATAGTTTTTTAGTAAATTGCTTTAGATCTAAGTATTGTCATTGACACGTCTTCTTTTTTAATACAAACATAGGTGTAGAATTTTATGAGTATAAATTGAAGTTAAAGAATGGGCGAGAAATTGTTGGCTGATTCAAGTAAAAATTGTCGGTATATCAAAAGGAGAAGCAAAGGATGGTTTTTTTTTCAATGGAATGGTGACCTCTTAAGCTCTTTCTGGCTCTTAATTTCATGTGTTGTGTAACTAGTGTTTGATGCATCCAGCTCAACTTCTTCAACATAGCTGGATTACTCAACCTGAGCTAATTACtgtttcatttttattttattcaacaATATTGGGTGCTGAATCAGGGTCAATTTTCAATAAGTGATGGGAGAAATACGTGGGATGGTCCTTTTGTTTATTATTTTTCACATGACTCTAGTCACTCTTGGTGCATATGCAACGTATGGATCAATTCAGGAATTTATAGGTTTTATTAATGGATTGATAGAGAGTTTAATGGATTGATAGAGAGTGTGGATGCATCGGTTGCATTTTTAGTCTCTCAATTTTCAACTTCTATTAGTCCATCGAGTACAATTATTTCGTACGATAAATAATAACCGTCGGATTTAAAGTGAAAACCGTtggatgcaataataaaatattattatattaatatttaaactgctctcatggattcatggttcgaaccccgtcaacagcttattatatttaaacttttatattctttaatttaaCAATTTCTAGGCTCGGGTCCcgtgaacaacatattatattatattatttattttcagtcaagtctcaaattattataaaacatatattattataacttatcatattcttcaatttatttttcaactattgaaaattatattataaaatatattagtAAAAACTATCGAATGTTAAAAgcaatccgtgcatcgcacgggttataaaCTAGTATTAATAATTAATGAACCAATTGATGACCATCAATTGGATGAGGtctatttttatttatatattttatcaAACAAAAGTGATCAAATGGCTCTAACGGCAATAACCGACGTCTATAATATTAACGGTAGCTTATTTACTTATAAATATGGCATTTCTTGTGTTCATTGTCTACACACAAAATTTTATTGTACCCATACTCTTAACTTCTCAATCTCATTTTCTTTCATATTTTTATACATATAATGggtaataatttaaatttatccACAATCTTATCAAAAATCTAAATTATCCAACAATCTATTATTGGATACTATTTGTGGGAccattaaataataaaaatagaattaaatttataatatataatgtaattatttatttgataaatagTAATCGATAAATTGGTGAAATTATGTGGATATATAAAAACTAAGAAAAAAAAGTGAATTTAGCGTAAATAGTAACTAACTCCATTAATTCAATTAATGAAGTGATGAATTGATGACAATTAGGGTGCATGTGCTCTTATAATCTTATGTTTTGCATGTATATGCATTTACGTGCATTTTCATCCAACTTTCTTATCTCTAGCTCTGGtcgtaattattttattagtCTTTTTTAGTTGTAACATTTATTAAAAAAACACATATATTATTGAatctttaatttttttataaaaatacatatatattaaaGAACATTTAATTCTTTACTTTATTTTTATGTTTGTCCCTAATTATTACATTTAAGGATGAGTTATAAGTGTTTACATTATATAAAGAATCACAGTTGAAAATAGATATACgagatttttttatatatataaatatgcaTTGAAATGAGAAATATGACAATTAAATAGGGACAAATTTTTTTGCAAATGTGACAATTATTTAGGACGAAGGGAGTCCTTTTTCTGGAAATGTAAATCAATATATGTagtataaatattttataaataattaatgtTGTCCAAATCCTGgttataaaaattattataattttaaattgatttaaatattataaaaacttTAATTATCTTTTAAGATTTTTAAATATCATAGTAACATATAAAATCAAAAACTCTCACCATCATTTTCCCTTTATCCGTGATAAACCACTTACTTTTGTAGTTTCTTTCCTCTAATACCTTATATTAACTATTTACTGATAATGTTGGGTTGGGGCTTCTAGTGTTATTTGCTAATTACTTATTGTTGAAttataattaatagataattttGTTTACTTGTTTATCAGTGTAATAATGTACGGTGAATAAGATAATGTTGCCTAGCAACCCCTCACCAAATTCCACATTTCTCTCATGTGAACAAATTCCTCCTCTTCatttttattttgtataataTGTGCTTgatatattataattaattatcattTCTTAAGTATTGGCTATATAATATGTTAATTACTATTACCCAGTATTATTGTATCATGCGTAGttttttttttttatcgtagataacccgcagccgctacccttcgggtgcgcactgggtaaaaccctacgggctcacgcaatagcctgcaaatcacgtgaaccaggtaaaccgcatttaagcgacatgctctggctcaggaggcataatcataaattctcctccagTGGGATttgaacctgtgaccaagaggataattttaccctctttaaccaactgagccaacccttgcgggctgCGTAGTTGTTTTTTATCATAACAAACTAGTAAAGACATTATATGCCATCCCGTACAAAAATAGACACCAGAACATCTGCTATGTGTAAAAATTCTTAACtaaaaatatgtaaaaaaatatcataactattaaaatatttgaataaatataaagtGATTGTCAAAGCGTATCGAGAAAATCTCTCAAATCTTGCTGAAGAAAACTTGCACA
This sequence is a window from Apium graveolens cultivar Ventura chromosome 9, ASM990537v1, whole genome shotgun sequence. Protein-coding genes within it:
- the LOC141684558 gene encoding uncharacterized protein LOC141684558, which encodes MTEKVTLMVLNTVDLECSSCYKKVKKVLCKFPQIRDQIYDEKNNKVRIKVVCCSPEKIRDKLCCKGGKIIKSIEILEDPKPKAPEKPKEPEKPKAPEKPKELEKPKAPEKPKQPEKPKAPEKPKEPEKPKEPEKPKPPADKPAEKPKPKDPAPAPAPVPVPIPVPVPAPAPAPAPAPAPAPAPAPKAPEPVAVNMCEPVQGYPGYPPIPMYPSGACCGPCYDGYGGGPCFHGYGRPVPPPPAPCYDYGYGYRGSKCCVNTDYFSEENPQGCTIM